A single region of the Brachypodium distachyon strain Bd21 chromosome 3, Brachypodium_distachyon_v3.0, whole genome shotgun sequence genome encodes:
- the LOC100829604 gene encoding 23.6 kDa heat shock protein, mitochondrial has translation MLLIVFLFRLTFCGLPPICGCVVVSVCLSMVGFVCRITKMLVLNFLCFLGRCWKVSDVFVFLPEIPDVSLGFSSCLLPAFLYNAARLHLFKHFDLLVAPASRGDPTQCDSTVSRVCSRQMALARLCVNKALACRAPALALARLCVNKALACRAPALARPAYAIAPEGIASLGGLNGRLLSSVATDTAARAPSEGEENRREVAVKDRSGSGATRRWPWRDLRQLVPFRLVNGLGSALSRAAEALRRPLERWRPLQGKVREEEERYRLRFEVPGLGKDDVRVTVEDGGSTLVIRGEKRVDEVRGDDDGEEWWSASSYGWYHASLLLPDDARADGIAAEVKDGVLYVTVPRAPAAGKERNVTEVEVQ, from the exons ATGCTCCTAATCGTGTTCCTTTTTCGTTTAACCTTTTGTGGTCTTCCCCCGATATGTGGCTGTGTAGTGGTATCCGTGTGCTTATCTATGGTCGGTTTCGTTTGTCGTATCACAAAGATGCTAGTGTTAAATTTCCTTTGTTTCCTTGGGCGCTGCTGGAAGGTTTCGGATGTGTTCGTCTTCCTTCCAGAAATCCCAGATGTCTCTCTGGGCTTCTCTTCCTGTTTGCTGCCTGCCTTCCTTTATAATGCGGCGCGTCTCCATCTCTTCAAGCACTTCGACCTGCTAGTGGCACCGGCAAGTAGAGGCGACCCAACGCAGTGCGATTCCACTGTGAGCAGAGTTTGTTCCCGGCAGATGGCTTTAGCTCGCCTGTGCGTCAACAAGGCCCTTGCCTGCCGCGCACCGGCTCTGGCTTTAGCTCGCCTGTGCGTCAACAAGGCCCTTGCCTGCCGCGCACCGGCTCTGGCTAGGCCGGCGTATGCTATAGCGCCGGAGGGAATTGCTTCTCTTGGAGGCTTGAACGGCCGCTTGCTCTCGTCGGTGGCAACAGACACCGCCGCCAGGGCTCCATCAGAAGGAGAGGAGAACCGCCGGGAGGTCGCCGTGAAGGACCGCTCCGGCTCCGGTGCCACGCGCCGCTGGCCTTGGAGAGACCTCCGGCAGTTGGTCCCGTTCCGTCTCGTCAACG GGCTCGGGAGCGCGCTGTCGcgtgcggcggaggcgctgcggcggccgctggagcggtggcggccgctgcaggggaaggtgcgggaggaggaggagcggtaCAGGCTGCGGTTCGAGGTGCCGGGGCTGGGGAAGGACGACGTGCGGGTCACGGTCGAGGACGGCGGCAGCACGCTGGTGATCCGGGGCGAGAAGAGGGTCGATGAGGTGCGGGGCGacgacgatggggaggagtgGTGGTCGGCGAGCAGCTACGGGTGGTATCACGCGAGCCTGCTGCTCCCGGACGACGCCCGGGCGGACGGGATCGCGGCGGAGGTCAAGGACGGCGTGCTGTACGTCACGgtgccgcgcgcgccggcggccgggaagGAGAGGAACGTCACCGAGGTCGAGGTCCAGTGA
- the LOC100833399 gene encoding uncharacterized protein LOC100833399 isoform X2, with amino-acid sequence MENSALQSQRSVSSISTAAQSSDQHGAGSSSNPKEFVNQGLLLWNQTRQQWVGNRMLHSQRQKTREPKIGWNATYESLLGSTKAFARPIPLGEMVDFLVDGWEQEGLYD; translated from the exons ATGGAGAACAGTGCCTTGCAATCACAGCGTAGTGTGTCTTCCATCAGCACAGCAGCACAATCAAGTGATCAGCATGGAGCTGGAAGTAGCAGCAACCCAAAAGAGTTTGTAAATCAAG GCCTTCTACTATGGAACCAGACTAGACAGCAGTGGGTTGGAAACAGAATGCTTCATTCTCAGCGTCAAAAGACCCGAGAACCAAAAATAGG TTGGAATGCTACATATGAGAGCCTGCTAGGAAGCACCAAGGCATTTGCACGGCCGATCCCTCTTGGC GAAATGGTAGATTTTCTCGTGGATGGCTGGGAACAGGAAGGCCTGTATGATTAG